CTTACTTGGATCTCTGGTGACAAGTATTGCCGTGCCGCCGAAGTCGCACGTGCCGCCGGCCACCTTTGTGCGTTGCCAGTAGCTGTTAAATGCGAACGACGCATGCGAAATCAGCGTGTCGGGCTGGTAGCACGACCCGTTGGGCTGTATTACGTCGCAGTCTGCCCCCGACCCGCAAGCATAGTCCATTGCCTCCTGAATGATCGGGTCGGGCACCGTTGGCTTCGCCACGCACCACAACCCGGGCATTGTCTccgacggtggcggcggcggccctaGTGGTGGCGGGTACACTATTGGTGGTAGAAACATAGGTGGACCGGGCACGAATTCAGGCGGACTCGGTATAAAACCCGGTGGGCCCGGAGCGTAACTTGGTGGGCTTGGTACGAACTCGGGTGGGCTTGGAACAAATTCCGGTGGGCTTGGAATGAACCCTGGCGGGCTCGGAGTGACTGTCGGAGGGGTTGGAGTCACCCCCGGTGGGTTTGGAACGAATTCTGGCGGGCTCGGAGTGACTGTTGGAGGGGTTGGGGTTACACCCGGCGGGTTTGGAACGTACTCTGGCGGGCTCGGAGTGACCGTTGGAGGGGTTGGGATCACCCCCGGTGGGTTTGGTGTGATCACCGGGTACGGAGAATAGCTAATTGGTGGGGGCGGAGAGAATTGAGCTGGGATACTCGGAGTTGGTGTTGCGGTGGAGGGCGGGGGTGGTGAGAATACCGGGGGGTAAACGCAAAATGGGGGATTGATTGTAGGGGAGGAGGAAGGGCCCATATCACCACCATATGGGGGTAGTACAAAAGGTGAGCCAAAGTAATAGTATGGGTCAGAAGGTGAGTATGATTCTTCGAGTTTCCTCATCGATGTCGGCTTTTTCGGTGATCTGATCAATGAGAAGTGCTTCTCGGGTTGTCTCAGACTCCTTGCTTCTATAAAATCAGCGCAAGAAAAGCATGAAATCGAAAGATGTGTGCTATGTTTTAAAAGTTTCTAATTTGATGTCGAATTTAAGATTTCGTTACAATTCGCTCCTTCCTAATACATATTTAATCGGATAGGATAGTAACATCTACATAAGTGTCATCTAAACGGTACATCCGACTCAAAACCGAGAAATTTGATGAAAGATATGCAATTGTAACGTAATTGCTACACCTAAAACCTCGGTGCAAATTACCCGCGAAGGAATTGAGCTTTAGCATAACAGGGACTACAACTAATGAATGCATATACTTACCACATTGAGTGAATAAGGAAACCACAATTGAGATGTGGAGAATGAGATAAAATGGTGCAAAGTAGCTCTTCTTCCCTAGCTCCATAATAAGTCACTTCTCCACTTTGGGGACACTTCTCTTTGCTATTGAAGCCACAAAGCACTATGAAGCATGGGGATGGGGTTGTTATAGTGATAAAAAGACTAAACAAGTGTGGATCACCCATCAAAAGATGTTGAAGAGGAGCTCCACAAGggtgagaggaaaaaaaaaaaaaaaaaaagttggtgagGGGTGGAAAGAGCTTAGCTTTGGTGATGATTCTTCAATTGGACacttttttgtcaccctctttGTGATGGATTGGTGATAGATTGTGGTTTTTAGGAGTTGTTTAGGGCAGGGCATCTTTATTTGAATGATGGGTTGTGTTtagtttttttgcttttttttgttttcttttaagatTTGAATCCTCTTTTCTCCTTGTTCAGTTTTGGCATATGTGCTTGCTTGGTTGCAGAGAAATTGAAAAGGTTATGTAATTTGGCCTTTTTGATTGCTTGTGATCTAAGTTAGGTTTGTTGGGCCAGGCTTGGGTTTAATATGGATAACACATAGTTGAACCACtccaaaaaagtatataaaaaattaggattaattttatacatgtccctacaaatatagtgaatggcAAATATactcctacaaagttcaactttcaaatGTTGTCTTTgcaaaagttttgatattttcaaatatgtccagctgatttgttaccgttagagaactgtttatattttcaattttgtcatcacaaatatatccctctaaaagCCACAACAGCATaatataaaaggataaaaatgtcaaaaactaactgggttaagtatttaacctatgattaattaaatttttctaacggattctaacgacaatgaca
This window of the Ananas comosus cultivar F153 linkage group 19, ASM154086v1, whole genome shotgun sequence genome carries:
- the LOC109725056 gene encoding extensin-like isoform X1, with the translated sequence MELGKKSYFAPFYLILHISIVVSLFTQCEARSLRQPEKHFSLIRSPKKPTSMRKLEESYSPSDPYYYFGSPFVLPPYGGDMGPSSSPTINPPFCVYPPVFSPPPPSTATPTPSIPAQFSPPPPISYSPYPVITPNPPGVIPTPPTVTPSPPEYVPNPPGVTPTPPTVTPSPPEFVPNPPGVTPTPPTVTPSPPGFIPSPPEFVPSPPEFVPSPPSYAPGPPGFIPSPPEFVPGPPMFLPPIVYPPPLGPPPPPSETMPGLWCVAKPTVPDPIIQEAMDYACGSGADCDVIQPNGSCYQPDTLISHASFAFNSYWQRTKVAGGTCDFGGTAILVTRDPSYDGCHFNLL
- the LOC109725056 gene encoding extensin-like isoform X2, encoding MELGKKSYFAPFYLILHISIVVSLFTQCARSLRQPEKHFSLIRSPKKPTSMRKLEESYSPSDPYYYFGSPFVLPPYGGDMGPSSSPTINPPFCVYPPVFSPPPPSTATPTPSIPAQFSPPPPISYSPYPVITPNPPGVIPTPPTVTPSPPEYVPNPPGVTPTPPTVTPSPPEFVPNPPGVTPTPPTVTPSPPGFIPSPPEFVPSPPEFVPSPPSYAPGPPGFIPSPPEFVPGPPMFLPPIVYPPPLGPPPPPSETMPGLWCVAKPTVPDPIIQEAMDYACGSGADCDVIQPNGSCYQPDTLISHASFAFNSYWQRTKVAGGTCDFGGTAILVTRDPSYDGCHFNLL